The Magnetospirillum sp. WYHS-4 nucleotide sequence AACCCGCATAATCACGGTCAACAAGCGCCTGGAAGCCTTCGATGCGGTTGGCGGCAATATCCGCACCGTCACCGAACGCCTGAACGGTACCGAGTCCGGTCTCGCCGGTCTCCAGGCCCAGATGGCCGAGGTCGGCACGGCGACCGGCAACCTATTGGCCGGGCTGAACAACCTGAACACGGTGGCAGGAGCCATCGACCAGCGCCTTGCCGCCCTGGAAGGACTCGGCGGCGCGTCCGAGGGCCGCCTGGCTGCCCTGGAAGGCGGAGTCAGGGAGGACCGCGGCCTCGTTCGCGCGATCCGCCTGGCGGTCGCCATCCAGCAACTCGGCACCCTATCGCAGACCCACAAGCCCTTCGCCCGCGAGGTCGAACAAGTGCGCCGCCTGGCCGGTGACCAAGCGGGCCTCGCCGCTGCATTGGACCGCTTGAACGCCCATTCGGATACCGGCGTCGCCACGGTGGCCGAACTGCGCGATAGCTTCAGCGCCATTTTGGTACCCAAGCTGCGCGCCCTGGCCGACGGTGGCGACCGTCCCTGGAGCGACCGCATGCGGGAATGGGTCAGTTCCGCCATCGCACCGACCGGCCCGCGTCCGGCCGACCGCGATCCCAATCTCAAGCTGATCGACGGCACGGTCCAGAAACTGGCCGAGGACGACCTCAAGGGCGCCATCGATGTCCTGACCCAACT carries:
- a CDS encoding mitofilin family membrane protein, with amino-acid sequence MTHKHEIPGVDPEALDDLAKQFPPAAAKIEPEQVRPQTVIIRKRAWFALLLAFLALVGAAASLAMPTFKPWLKANYGQEPVVAFLIGPRSEIEILKDEMNGLRGQIALLASRTQAGETNVTDTATRLGRIEKATEGLAARVETLAAPVPSGAMPAAPAEIEAWGNTIAKRVEMLESGINDAVGRLTAFETRIITVNKRLEAFDAVGGNIRTVTERLNGTESGLAGLQAQMAEVGTATGNLLAGLNNLNTVAGAIDQRLAALEGLGGASEGRLAALEGGVREDRGLVRAIRLAVAIQQLGTLSQTHKPFAREVEQVRRLAGDQAGLAAALDRLNAHSDTGVATVAELRDSFSAILVPKLRALADGGDRPWSDRMREWVSSAIAPTGPRPADRDPNLKLIDGTVQKLAEDDLKGAIDVLTQLEGPPATLAQRWLVEARARLAVDAATEGLAGLALDLIGRKS